From Amia ocellicauda isolate fAmiCal2 chromosome 12, fAmiCal2.hap1, whole genome shotgun sequence, a single genomic window includes:
- the LOC136764311 gene encoding acid ceramidase, producing the protein MGGPGCFSWLFVAVFIVVVTGQYVPPYTEDCRSGMYPPNGTTFKGEVAWYTIDLDLAPQKRWTQLISEKKVELGSMMQVIRDLADAFVPSGKLIELVDKDLPLVLDTLPSPFKEEIQGIADASGLPLGEVLLFNVFYEVFTVCTSLVAEDSTGKLYHGRNLDFGLFLGWDIKNKTWLVTERLRPLVVNLDFQRNKKTVFKSTNFAGYVGMLTGIKPSLFTLTMNERFSLDGGYIGILEWILGRREGVWMGFLTRSVLENATSYSDAKNQLVKTKMLAPAYFILGGNKSGEGCVITRSRLTALDILEIDLKLDRWYVLETNYDHWKEPLFLDDRRTPAKKCMNQTTQAKISPATIYDVLSTKPVLNKLTTYTTLMDVSQGKLESYIRDCPDPCLPW; encoded by the exons ATGGGGGGTCCGGGCTGCTTTTCCTGGCTGTTCGTGGCTGTTTTCATTGTTGTTGTAACAGGTCAATATGTGCCTCCG TACACTGAGGACTGCAGAAGTGGCATGTATCCACCAAACGGCACGAC TTTTAAAGGAGAAGTCGCTTGGTACACCATAGACCTGGATTTAGCTCCGCAGAAGAGATGGACTCAATTGATAAGTGAAAAAAAGGTTGAG CTGGGCAGTATGATGCAGGTGATCAGGGATCTAGCCGATGCCTTTGTTCCCAGTGGGAAATTGATTGAGCTTGTGGATAAGGATTTG CCTCTGGTTCTGGACACCCTTCCCTCCCCATTCAAAGAGGAGATTCAAGGGATTGCAGATGCCTCTGGTCTTCCCCTGG GTGAAGTCTTGCTGTTCAATGTGTTTTATGAGGTGTTCACAGTGTGCACCTCACTGGTGGCAGAAGACTCAACAG GCAAATTGTATCATGGACGGAATTTAGATTTTGGATTATTCCTTGG GTGGGACATCAAGAATAAAACCTGGCTAGTAACCGAAAGGCTGAGACCACTTGTTGTGAACTTAGACTTTCAAAGGAACAAGAAGACTGTTTTCAAGTCGACCAATTTTGCAGGATATGTTGGCATGTTAACGGGCATCAAACCA AGTTTATTCACACTTACTATGAATGAACGCTTCAGCCTGGATGGGGGATACATCG GCATTCTCGAGTGGATCCTCGGCAGGAGAGAGGGTGTGTGGATGGGCTTTCTAACTCGATCAGTTTTGGAGAATGCCACAAG CTATTCTGATGCCAAAAACCAGCTGGTGAAAACCAAAATGTTGGCTCCAGCCTATTTCATTCTGGGAGGGAACAAGTCTGGTGAAGGCTGTGTTATAACTAGATCTAGACTAACTGCTTTGGACATCTTGGA GATTGACCTCAAACTAGACAGATGGTACGTGCTGGAGACGAACTACGACCACTGGAAAGAGCCGCTGTTTCTGGACGACCGCAGAACCCCGGCGAAGAAGTGTATGAATCAGACAACGCAGGCA AAAATTTCACCAGCGACCATTTATGATGTCCTGTCTACAAAACCGGTCCTCAATAAG CTGACCACATACACCACTTTAATGGACGTCTCTCAAGGCAAACTCGAGTCTTACATCCGTGACTGCCCAGacccctgtctgccatggtga